The Roseovarius indicus genome has a segment encoding these proteins:
- a CDS encoding alpha/beta hydrolase, with product MTYFGGLMLDGTPYKLPVEVDLQFDLANHQWERAAYTEFVVTKSRQTREMLECIEDIRVGARDEERIDVFPAKAPNSPVVMFIHGGWWRGTTRKEWSYMAYGFHQLGYAVVISDYTLCPKVTIPDITQASRAAVAWAYEHAETINGNKDRLFVCGHSAGGQQAGMIAVTDWTKYGLPADAVKGVVPMSGVFDMRVMQSGFLQPYIQLTGDTARTESALFNIPDVAPPIMVFLGDEESIEFHRQAEVFAEAWRAKGHRAEFMAMENEDHSSSIFAAGDPDSPACKAMVEFFESC from the coding sequence ATGACGTATTTCGGAGGTCTCATGCTCGACGGCACGCCGTACAAACTTCCGGTCGAGGTCGACCTTCAGTTCGACCTGGCCAATCACCAGTGGGAACGCGCCGCTTACACGGAATTCGTGGTGACGAAGTCGCGCCAGACCCGCGAGATGCTGGAGTGTATCGAGGATATCCGGGTCGGCGCGCGCGACGAGGAGCGGATCGACGTGTTCCCGGCGAAGGCGCCCAACTCGCCGGTTGTGATGTTCATCCATGGCGGGTGGTGGCGCGGGACGACGCGCAAGGAATGGAGCTACATGGCCTACGGGTTTCACCAGCTGGGCTATGCGGTGGTGATTTCCGACTACACGCTGTGCCCGAAAGTGACGATCCCCGACATCACCCAGGCCAGCCGCGCGGCAGTGGCATGGGCCTACGAGCATGCCGAGACGATCAACGGCAACAAGGACCGGCTGTTCGTGTGCGGCCATTCCGCCGGCGGGCAGCAGGCGGGGATGATCGCGGTGACGGACTGGACGAAGTATGGCTTGCCGGCGGATGCGGTCAAAGGCGTGGTGCCGATGAGCGGGGTGTTCGACATGCGGGTGATGCAGTCGGGCTTTCTGCAACCCTATATCCAGTTGACCGGGGATACGGCGCGGACGGAGAGCGCGCTGTTCAACATTCCCGACGTGGCGCCGCCGATCATGGTTTTCCTGGGCGACGAGGAATCGATCGAGTTTCATCGGCAGGCCGAGGTCTTTGCCGAGGCGTGGCGGGCCAAGGGGCACCGGGCGGAGTTCATGGCGATGGAGAACGAGGACCATTCGTCGAGCATCTTCGCGGCGGGCGACCCGGACAGCCCCGCCTGCAAGGCGATGGTCGAGTTTTTCGAAAGCTGCTGA
- a CDS encoding NAD(P)H oxidoreductase: MKVLIVLDHPRRDSLTGAVADKLAEGLKAGGHIPEIADLHREGFDPRMKVEDEPIWGDRTQTFSQELLDQQARVDRNDAIAFVFPVWWWGFPAMTRGWIERVWNQGWAHGWGRMKQSKGLILGVAADNAPSFAKRNYEPSMKTLMLTGIVHYCGIEEGRFELLYDSLTSPEHQKILLDRAFELGETFETSVTEKQAYNPLKS, translated from the coding sequence ATGAAAGTTCTTATCGTCCTCGACCACCCGCGTCGGGATTCGCTCACCGGCGCGGTCGCCGACAAGCTCGCCGAAGGGCTCAAGGCCGGCGGCCACATCCCCGAAATCGCCGACCTTCACCGCGAAGGCTTCGACCCCCGGATGAAGGTGGAAGACGAACCGATCTGGGGCGATCGAACCCAGACCTTTTCGCAGGAACTGCTCGACCAGCAGGCCCGCGTCGATCGCAACGACGCCATCGCCTTCGTCTTCCCGGTCTGGTGGTGGGGTTTCCCGGCCATGACCCGCGGCTGGATCGAACGCGTCTGGAACCAGGGCTGGGCGCATGGCTGGGGCCGCATGAAGCAATCCAAGGGTCTGATCCTCGGCGTCGCCGCCGACAACGCCCCCAGCTTCGCCAAGCGCAATTACGAACCGTCGATGAAAACCCTGATGCTCACCGGCATCGTCCATTACTGCGGCATCGAGGAAGGCCGGTTCGAACTGCTCTACGACAGCCTCACCAGCCCCGAACACCAGAAGATCCTCCTCGACCGGGCCTTCGAGCTGGGCGAAACCTTCGAAACCTCGGTGACCGAGAAACAGGCCTACAACCCGCTCAAATCCTGA
- a CDS encoding acyl-CoA dehydrogenase family protein — MDSNVGQIAVSTAERIFSQTVTRQSLDSAAEGDWLADLWQVISDNGLPLALVDEASGGFGLDIDHGLMIVRLAGRYAVPLPLAETMAANHLLARCGLEPAEGPLSMIVSGPAAPLALTRKDDTTWHVEGQGAHVPWPDQAESVVAHAHLDGANHLVRLPHGAWTIAETFTSTAGHPAARVTIDTDLAAENVAPIPADLGPDPVMLAGAAIRTIAMAGAAQKVFDLTSEYATTRKQFGRPLSRFQVIQHDLARMASAVAVTSACADMAAAGFSTPDGAAAIAAAKARTGEAVGLIAGLAHQIHGAIGASQDYELQHFTRLLWSLRDDFGTERHWQARLATLALDHADQGPWAFITGMEPVREAV; from the coding sequence ATGGACAGCAACGTGGGGCAAATCGCGGTTTCGACGGCCGAGCGAATCTTCAGCCAGACCGTCACCAGGCAATCCCTCGACAGCGCCGCCGAGGGCGACTGGCTCGCCGATCTCTGGCAGGTCATCTCCGACAACGGCCTCCCGCTCGCACTGGTCGACGAGGCCTCGGGCGGCTTCGGTCTCGACATCGACCACGGCCTCATGATCGTCCGCCTCGCCGGCCGCTACGCCGTCCCCCTGCCGCTGGCCGAAACAATGGCCGCCAACCACCTTCTCGCCCGCTGCGGGCTCGAGCCCGCCGAGGGCCCGCTTTCCATGATCGTCTCCGGCCCGGCCGCGCCCCTTGCGCTGACCCGCAAGGACGACACGACATGGCATGTCGAAGGGCAGGGCGCCCACGTCCCCTGGCCCGATCAGGCCGAAAGCGTCGTCGCCCACGCCCACCTCGACGGGGCCAACCACCTCGTCCGCCTGCCGCACGGCGCCTGGACCATCGCGGAAACCTTCACCTCCACAGCCGGCCACCCGGCGGCCCGCGTCACCATTGACACCGATCTCGCCGCCGAGAACGTGGCGCCGATCCCCGCCGATCTTGGCCCCGATCCCGTCATGCTCGCCGGCGCCGCCATCCGCACCATCGCCATGGCCGGTGCCGCCCAGAAGGTCTTCGACCTGACCAGCGAGTACGCCACCACGCGCAAACAGTTCGGCCGCCCCCTCTCGCGCTTCCAGGTCATCCAGCATGACCTCGCGCGCATGGCCAGCGCCGTCGCCGTCACCTCGGCCTGCGCCGACATGGCGGCCGCCGGCTTTTCCACCCCCGACGGCGCCGCCGCCATCGCCGCGGCCAAGGCCCGCACGGGCGAGGCGGTTGGCCTCATCGCCGGCCTCGCGCACCAGATCCACGGCGCCATCGGCGCCTCGCAGGACTACGAGCTTCAGCACTTCACCCGCCTGCTCTGGTCGCTGCGCGACGATTTCGGCACCGAACGCCATTGGCAGGCCCGACTCGCCACCCTCGCGCTCGACCACGCCGATCAGGGCCCCTGGGCCTTCATCACCGGCATGGAACCCGTGCGCGAAGCCGTCTGA
- a CDS encoding acyl-CoA dehydrogenase family protein: MTELTFATPKTSEALDSLRAEVRSFLATEIADRTPLQKSDSWNGLDTEFSRKLGQKGWLGMTWPTQYGGHARTEMERYVVIEELLAAGAPVSAHWIADRQTGPLILKFGTEEQKQTILPRIAAGECFASIGMSEPDAGSDLASVRTRAEPVDEGYRINGTKVWTTNAHVAHYMILFCRTHGTTEDRQKGTSQLLIDMSTPGIEVKPIIDLAGQHHFNQVVFNDVLVPKSALLGEEGNGWAQVMSELSYERSGPERFLSSFELVVELGRILAAAPHSESAAIAYGRLLAHTAVLRRLSRSVSVMLEDGEDPLVHASIVKDLGATLEQEIPEIVRQFADLAADPASARQFREVTCNVLLNAPTFSLRGGTREILRGIIARGLGLR; this comes from the coding sequence ATGACCGAACTCACCTTCGCCACGCCCAAGACCTCCGAGGCCCTCGACAGCCTCCGGGCCGAGGTCCGCTCATTCCTCGCCACCGAGATCGCCGACCGCACCCCGCTGCAAAAATCCGACTCGTGGAATGGCCTCGACACAGAATTCAGCCGCAAGCTCGGCCAGAAGGGCTGGCTCGGCATGACATGGCCCACCCAGTACGGCGGCCACGCCCGCACCGAGATGGAGCGTTACGTCGTCATCGAGGAACTCCTCGCCGCCGGCGCGCCGGTTTCCGCCCACTGGATCGCCGACCGCCAGACCGGCCCGCTGATCCTGAAATTCGGCACCGAGGAGCAAAAGCAGACCATCCTCCCCCGCATCGCAGCGGGCGAATGCTTCGCCTCCATCGGCATGAGCGAACCCGACGCAGGCTCCGACCTCGCCTCCGTCCGCACCCGCGCCGAACCGGTCGACGAGGGCTACCGCATCAACGGCACCAAGGTCTGGACGACCAACGCCCATGTCGCCCATTACATGATCCTCTTCTGCCGCACCCACGGCACCACCGAAGACCGGCAAAAGGGCACCAGCCAGCTTCTCATCGACATGTCCACCCCCGGCATCGAGGTCAAACCGATCATCGACCTCGCGGGCCAGCACCATTTCAACCAGGTCGTCTTCAATGACGTGCTGGTCCCCAAATCCGCCCTTCTGGGTGAAGAGGGCAACGGCTGGGCCCAGGTCATGAGCGAGCTCTCCTACGAACGCAGCGGCCCCGAACGCTTCCTCTCCTCCTTCGAACTTGTCGTCGAGCTCGGACGCATCCTCGCCGCCGCCCCGCACTCGGAATCCGCCGCCATCGCCTATGGCCGCCTCCTCGCCCACACCGCCGTGCTCCGCCGCCTCTCGCGCAGCGTCTCGGTCATGCTGGAGGACGGCGAAGACCCGCTCGTGCACGCCTCCATCGTCAAGGATCTCGGCGCCACGCTGGAACAGGAAATCCCCGAAATCGTCCGCCAGTTCGCCGACCTCGCGGCCGACCCGGCCTCCGCCCGCCAGTTCCGCGAAGTCACCTGCAACGTGCTCCTCAACGCGCCCACATTCTCGCTCCGCGGCGGCACCCGCGAAATCCTCCGCGGCATCATCGCCCGCGGCCTCGGCCTGCGCTGA
- a CDS encoding NAD(P)H-dependent oxidoreductase, with the protein MKTLVVHAHPEPQSFNSAMAARLVDAFKARGDEVATSDLYQMGFNPVASAADFTERGNPEYLNYALEQRHGVKTETIAPDIRAELDKLLWCDTLVLNFPIFWFSTPAILKGWIDRVFVSGAVYGGRAFYDKGRLRGRRAMVSVSLGGRTNMFGPGAVHGPLEDMLRPLLRGTLYYAGFDVVTPFVAHHVPYIDDAARAALLEELDAHVARFDSLETLSFPSLDDFDDQMNPIAAGQGAST; encoded by the coding sequence ATGAAAACCCTCGTGGTTCACGCCCACCCCGAACCCCAGTCCTTCAACAGCGCCATGGCGGCCCGCCTTGTCGATGCCTTCAAGGCACGCGGCGACGAGGTTGCCACTTCCGACCTCTACCAGATGGGCTTCAACCCGGTCGCCAGCGCCGCCGACTTCACCGAGCGCGGCAACCCCGAGTACCTCAACTACGCCCTCGAACAGCGCCACGGGGTGAAAACCGAAACCATCGCCCCCGACATCCGCGCCGAGCTGGACAAGCTCCTGTGGTGCGACACGCTGGTCCTCAACTTCCCGATCTTCTGGTTCTCCACCCCGGCCATCCTCAAGGGCTGGATTGACCGGGTCTTCGTCTCCGGCGCCGTCTATGGCGGCCGCGCCTTCTACGACAAGGGCCGTCTGCGGGGCCGCCGCGCCATGGTCTCCGTCAGCCTCGGCGGCCGCACCAACATGTTCGGGCCGGGCGCCGTCCACGGCCCCCTCGAAGACATGCTCCGCCCCCTCCTGCGCGGCACGCTCTACTACGCGGGCTTCGACGTGGTCACGCCCTTCGTCGCCCACCACGTCCCCTATATCGACGATGCCGCCCGCGCCGCCCTTCTCGAAGAGCTCGACGCCCATGTCGCCCGCTTCGACAGTCTCGAAACCCTCAGCTTTCCCAGCCTTGACGACTTCGACGACCAGATGAACCCGATCGCCGCGGGGCAGGGGGCCTCCACATGA
- a CDS encoding enoyl-CoA hydratase/isomerase family protein — protein MTAYSEIELETQDGIATIRLNRPQKYNAITRTMLTELVDAFETLTRSDDIRVAVLTGNGKAFAAGVDLTQLEIDPDSLARGDIGDAMNIPARRLNTLIEDARFPVIAKVNGACFTGALEIALACDWIVAADTALFGDTHAKLGIRPTWGMTARLAQAVGLRRARELSFTARTFNAKEAADWGLVTTVVAPDELDAAVDATCAMIAGNSPGSLAAYKSLYRAGGRHLKDEMTALEAQTDFPCPDAPARIEAFIETLTRGRRT, from the coding sequence ATGACCGCCTACTCCGAAATCGAGCTGGAAACGCAGGACGGCATCGCCACCATCCGCCTCAACCGCCCGCAGAAATACAACGCCATCACCCGCACCATGCTGACGGAACTGGTTGATGCTTTCGAAACGCTCACCCGGTCCGACGACATCCGCGTCGCCGTCCTCACCGGCAACGGCAAGGCTTTCGCCGCCGGGGTCGACCTGACCCAACTCGAGATCGACCCTGACAGCCTCGCCAGGGGCGATATCGGCGATGCCATGAACATCCCCGCCCGGCGCCTCAACACCCTCATCGAAGACGCGCGCTTCCCGGTCATCGCCAAGGTCAACGGCGCCTGCTTCACCGGTGCCCTCGAAATCGCGCTGGCCTGCGACTGGATCGTCGCCGCCGACACGGCCCTGTTCGGCGACACCCACGCCAAGCTCGGCATCCGCCCCACCTGGGGCATGACCGCCCGGCTCGCCCAGGCCGTGGGCCTGCGCCGCGCGCGCGAGCTGTCCTTCACGGCCCGCACCTTCAACGCCAAGGAAGCCGCCGACTGGGGCCTCGTCACCACGGTCGTCGCCCCCGATGAACTCGACGCCGCCGTCGACGCCACCTGCGCCATGATCGCCGGCAACAGCCCCGGCTCGCTCGCCGCCTACAAGTCGCTCTACCGCGCCGGCGGCCGCCATCTGAAAGACGAAATGACCGCGCTCGAGGCGCAGACCGACTTCCCCTGCCCGGACGCCCCCGCGCGCATCGAGGCCTTCATCGAAACCCTCACCCGGGGGCGCAGGACATAG
- a CDS encoding transporter substrate-binding domain-containing protein yields MTNDYDTLNQEKAPRFRGVKSFAMGMAAALVTATGIGTGAAKAGPLMDRIEAGEPIRLGYISAPPWCGQGPDGTPNGFANEIVVGSLKAAGFDNIESIILTDWAGVIPALNAGQYDIASCGLYILGERCQNMAFANPLGVMGMAFVVPAGNPQGINTVEDVIEKGIKLSTTAGSAGQKYAKEGNVPEGQMTILTSDAEVFAAMNSGRVDAALYNYFTSKELVDRSNGKFELSDMSKMPIDTKNWPAAGFRPDDADFVELYNEGQKKYLGSEEMLAVVEDDGFTEMNIPDPSVTADWVCENR; encoded by the coding sequence ATGACAAACGACTACGATACACTGAACCAAGAAAAAGCCCCGAGGTTTCGTGGCGTGAAAAGTTTCGCCATGGGGATGGCGGCGGCTCTCGTTACCGCCACGGGCATCGGCACCGGCGCCGCCAAGGCGGGCCCGCTGATGGACCGGATCGAGGCCGGCGAACCGATCCGCCTCGGCTACATCTCCGCCCCGCCGTGGTGCGGGCAGGGCCCCGACGGCACGCCCAACGGCTTCGCCAACGAAATCGTCGTCGGCTCGCTCAAGGCGGCCGGGTTCGACAACATCGAATCCATCATCCTGACCGACTGGGCCGGCGTCATTCCCGCGCTCAACGCCGGTCAGTACGACATCGCCTCCTGCGGCCTCTACATCCTCGGCGAGCGCTGCCAGAACATGGCCTTCGCCAACCCGCTCGGCGTGATGGGCATGGCCTTCGTCGTGCCCGCCGGCAACCCGCAGGGCATCAACACCGTCGAGGACGTCATCGAGAAGGGCATCAAGCTCAGCACGACGGCCGGTTCCGCCGGGCAGAAATACGCCAAGGAAGGCAACGTGCCCGAAGGCCAGATGACCATCCTGACCAGCGACGCCGAGGTCTTCGCCGCGATGAACTCCGGCCGGGTCGATGCCGCGCTCTACAACTACTTCACCTCGAAAGAGCTGGTAGACCGCAGCAACGGCAAGTTCGAACTGAGCGATATGTCGAAAATGCCGATCGACACCAAGAACTGGCCGGCCGCGGGCTTCCGCCCCGACGATGCCGACTTCGTCGAGCTCTACAACGAGGGGCAGAAAAAATACCTCGGCTCCGAGGAGATGCTGGCCGTCGTCGAGGATGACGGGTTCACCGAGATGAACATTCCCGATCCGTCCGTGACCGCCGACTGGGTCTGCGAGAACCGCTGA
- the ehuC gene encoding ectoine/hydroxyectoine ABC transporter permease subunit EhuC produces MPYFEFLETYSDFFISGTWISIQIYLGSVVVGTVFALVSALLRLSPYKSVRTIAAAYIEVFRGVSIVVQLFWMFYALPLFGLQLEKYFTGILVLGLTMGAYGAEIVRGGIQSVPRGQSEASVALNLSARTRMQRIILPQAVLIMLPSWGNLMVEMFKYSSLVSMIAIWDLMFRVKQINLDTFGSVAIQSFGTAMIIYYLLSRLVISPGMRWFEKAWARKIGMVR; encoded by the coding sequence ATGCCATACTTTGAATTCCTCGAGACCTACTCCGACTTCTTCATCAGCGGAACCTGGATCTCGATCCAGATCTACCTGGGCTCCGTGGTGGTCGGCACCGTGTTTGCCTTGGTCTCGGCGCTGCTGCGCCTGTCTCCCTACAAATCCGTCCGCACGATCGCCGCGGCCTATATCGAGGTGTTCCGCGGCGTGTCGATCGTGGTCCAGCTCTTCTGGATGTTCTACGCGCTGCCGCTTTTCGGCCTGCAGCTCGAGAAATACTTTACGGGTATTCTCGTGCTCGGCCTGACGATGGGCGCCTACGGCGCGGAAATCGTCCGCGGCGGCATCCAGTCAGTACCCAGGGGGCAGTCGGAGGCGTCCGTCGCCCTCAACCTGTCGGCCCGCACGAGGATGCAGCGGATCATCCTTCCCCAGGCGGTTCTGATCATGCTGCCCTCCTGGGGCAACCTGATGGTCGAGATGTTCAAGTACTCCTCGCTGGTCTCGATGATCGCGATCTGGGACCTGATGTTCCGGGTCAAGCAGATCAACCTCGACACGTTCGGCTCCGTCGCGATCCAGAGTTTCGGAACCGCTATGATCATTTACTACCTGCTCAGCCGCCTCGTCATCTCGCCCGGGATGCGCTGGTTCGAAAAGGCCTGGGCCAGGAAAATAGGGATGGTGCGCTGA
- the ehuD gene encoding ectoine/hydroxyectoine ABC transporter permease subunit EhuD yields the protein MGFTWQWDYMFEVLPRLLGATGNTLLAAIGGYAIAVVIGLVFALGQRTPFWLVNRIVRECVEFIRSTPLLLQIFFVFFVGPQFGIFLSPWVAGLLAIGVHYGSYLSEVYRAGLESVPKGQWEAAKALNLSTWRTYTRIIIPQSLPPSVPAMGNYLVSIFKDTPMLSAIGVPELVLRATEVGSEVYRFLEPFTLVGIIFLVISLVAAAGVRKFEQKVRRAMGLSQ from the coding sequence ATGGGTTTCACTTGGCAATGGGATTACATGTTCGAGGTGCTCCCGCGGCTGCTGGGCGCCACGGGCAACACGCTTCTGGCCGCGATCGGCGGATACGCCATCGCCGTGGTCATCGGCCTCGTCTTCGCCCTGGGACAGCGCACGCCCTTCTGGCTCGTCAACCGGATCGTCCGTGAATGCGTCGAATTCATCCGCTCGACGCCGCTGCTCCTGCAGATCTTCTTCGTCTTCTTCGTCGGGCCGCAGTTCGGCATCTTCCTGTCGCCGTGGGTGGCGGGGCTGCTCGCCATCGGCGTGCATTACGGCTCCTACCTCTCCGAGGTCTACCGTGCCGGTCTCGAAAGCGTGCCGAAGGGCCAGTGGGAAGCCGCCAAGGCGCTCAACCTCAGCACATGGCGCACCTACACGCGGATCATCATTCCGCAATCGCTGCCGCCTTCGGTGCCGGCCATGGGCAACTACCTCGTGTCGATCTTCAAGGATACGCCCATGCTCTCGGCCATCGGCGTGCCCGAACTGGTTCTTCGCGCCACCGAGGTCGGCTCCGAGGTCTACCGGTTCCTTGAACCCTTCACCCTTGTCGGCATCATCTTCCTGGTGATCTCTCTGGTCGCCGCCGCCGGGGTCCGCAAATTCGAGCAGAAGGTCCGCCGCGCGATGGGCCTTAGTCAATAG
- the ehuA gene encoding ectoine/hydroxyectoine ABC transporter ATP-binding protein EhuA: MTDTLTDKQKFPLKLSEPCPMVRMAGVRKCYGDLVVLDDLDLDIAANETVSIIGPSGSGKTTVLRVLMTLEEINGGVVYVDGEPLTHMDKNGQLVPASTKHQRKQRSNIGMVFQHFNLFPHMSALENCMEAPVQVLGLSKAEAKDRAEGLLDMVGLADKMGEHPLRLSGGQQQRVAIARALAMRPKVMLFDEVTSALDPEVIGEVLSVIRKLSEEFSLTMVMVTHQMGFAREISDRVCFFDNGSIAEMGEPEQIFTEPQNPRTQQFLSAVLEAG, encoded by the coding sequence ATGACCGATACACTCACCGACAAGCAGAAATTCCCGCTCAAGCTGAGTGAACCCTGCCCGATGGTGCGCATGGCAGGCGTTCGCAAATGCTATGGCGATCTTGTCGTGCTCGACGATCTCGACCTCGACATCGCGGCCAACGAAACCGTCTCGATCATCGGGCCCTCCGGCTCGGGCAAGACGACGGTGTTGCGCGTCCTGATGACGCTCGAGGAAATCAACGGCGGCGTCGTCTATGTCGACGGAGAGCCGCTCACCCACATGGACAAGAACGGCCAACTCGTCCCCGCCAGCACCAAGCACCAGCGCAAGCAGCGCTCGAACATCGGCATGGTGTTCCAGCACTTCAACCTCTTTCCCCACATGTCCGCGCTGGAAAACTGCATGGAGGCGCCCGTGCAGGTGCTGGGCCTGTCCAAGGCCGAAGCCAAGGACCGCGCCGAAGGCCTGCTCGACATGGTCGGCCTCGCCGACAAGATGGGCGAACACCCGCTCCGCCTTTCGGGCGGCCAACAACAGCGCGTCGCCATCGCCCGCGCGCTTGCCATGCGCCCCAAGGTCATGCTCTTCGACGAGGTCACCTCCGCCCTCGACCCCGAGGTGATCGGCGAGGTGCTCTCGGTCATCCGCAAGCTCTCGGAAGAGTTCAGCCTGACCATGGTCATGGTCACCCACCAGATGGGCTTCGCACGGGAAATTTCCGACAGGGTCTGCTTCTTCGACAACGGCAGCATCGCCGAAATGGGCGAGCCCGAGCAGATATTCACCGAACCCCAGAACCCCCGCACCCAGCAATTCCTCTCCGCGGTGCTCGAGGCCGGCTGA
- a CDS encoding alcohol dehydrogenase family protein produces MTDIPETMKAMVLTGQGDYDKLQYKDVPVPEIGKGEVLIKVLAAGVNNTEINVRLAWYAQDEDSEEENQQLAEGVWEGGGVYFPRIQGADACGEIVAVGEGVDESRIGDRVIVEPLFRNPVKYFGAECDGAFAEYTVAPTENAHKVESDLSNVELASFPCSYSTAENLVSRAGVSAGDVVLVTGASGGVGSAAVQLAARRGAEVIGVVRDDKADKVKAIGASRTVDRDADLVETLGINSVDVVIDLVGGEEWPHLLTVMRSRGRYATSGAIAGPVVTLDLRTMYFKDLSLFGCTAFEPEVFKNLVSYIEKGEIKPVISGTYKLTDIAQAQEDFLKKKHVGKLVLEL; encoded by the coding sequence ATGACCGATATTCCCGAGACGATGAAAGCCATGGTCCTGACCGGACAGGGGGATTACGACAAGCTGCAATACAAGGACGTGCCCGTGCCCGAGATCGGCAAGGGCGAGGTGCTGATCAAGGTGCTGGCGGCGGGCGTCAACAACACGGAAATCAACGTGCGGCTGGCGTGGTACGCGCAGGACGAGGACAGCGAAGAAGAGAACCAGCAGCTGGCCGAGGGCGTCTGGGAAGGCGGCGGGGTGTATTTCCCGCGGATCCAGGGCGCGGATGCCTGTGGCGAGATCGTCGCCGTGGGGGAAGGCGTGGACGAAAGCCGGATCGGTGATCGGGTGATCGTGGAACCGCTGTTCCGGAACCCGGTGAAGTATTTCGGGGCTGAATGCGACGGGGCGTTTGCCGAGTACACGGTGGCGCCAACCGAGAACGCGCACAAGGTCGAGAGCGATCTGAGCAATGTCGAACTGGCCTCGTTCCCGTGCTCCTATTCGACGGCGGAGAACCTTGTCAGCCGGGCCGGTGTGTCGGCGGGCGACGTGGTGCTGGTGACGGGCGCGTCGGGCGGCGTGGGCTCGGCCGCGGTGCAGCTGGCCGCGCGGCGGGGCGCCGAGGTGATCGGCGTGGTGCGCGACGACAAGGCCGACAAGGTGAAGGCGATCGGCGCCAGCCGGACCGTGGACCGCGACGCCGACCTTGTCGAGACGCTGGGGATCAACAGTGTCGACGTGGTGATCGACCTGGTGGGCGGCGAGGAATGGCCGCACCTGCTGACGGTGATGCGCTCGCGCGGGCGGTATGCGACGTCGGGGGCGATTGCCGGGCCGGTGGTCACGCTCGACCTGCGGACGATGTATTTCAAGGACCTGTCGCTGTTCGGCTGCACGGCGTTCGAGCCGGAGGTGTTCAAGAACCTCGTGAGCTATATCGAGAAGGGCGAAATCAAGCCGGTGATCTCGGGGACCTACAAGCTGACCGATATCGCGCAGGCGCAGGAGGATTTCCTGAAGAAGAAGCACGTCGGCAAGCTGGTGCTTGAACTGTAG
- a CDS encoding NAD(P)-dependent oxidoreductase, which translates to MRLGFIGLGTMGTPMATNLLKAGHALRVFDIDRSRADALIALGAEWAESPAEAAQGAEVVLTSLPGPAQVEEVIAGEGGVLEGIGAGAVWVDLTTNEIEVIRTLAALMAEKGAETLDVPVTGGVLNAHAGKITVFAGGPEAAFETVRPVLDAMAAEVFHFGALGSGTVIKLVTNFVAFVNAVALGEGMIFATKYGIDTGHALEAIKSSYADSFVAQTDGGKIMSGDYASDFVMSLACKDIRLTLELAGKMGLELPATELSGRVFNEARESYGENVGCLQAIRLLEERNGVALSRLTAAAGLPGS; encoded by the coding sequence ATGAGACTTGGGTTTATCGGCCTGGGCACGATGGGAACGCCCATGGCGACCAACCTGCTGAAGGCCGGGCATGCGCTGCGTGTCTTCGATATCGACCGGTCGCGGGCCGATGCGCTGATCGCGCTGGGGGCCGAGTGGGCCGAGAGCCCGGCGGAGGCGGCACAGGGGGCGGAGGTGGTTCTGACCTCCCTGCCCGGCCCGGCGCAGGTGGAAGAGGTGATTGCCGGTGAGGGCGGTGTGCTGGAAGGGATCGGGGCGGGTGCCGTCTGGGTCGACCTGACCACCAACGAGATCGAGGTGATCCGGACGCTTGCCGCGCTGATGGCCGAGAAAGGCGCCGAGACGCTGGACGTGCCGGTGACGGGAGGGGTTCTGAACGCCCATGCGGGCAAGATCACGGTCTTTGCCGGGGGGCCGGAGGCGGCGTTCGAGACGGTGCGGCCGGTGCTGGACGCGATGGCGGCGGAGGTGTTTCACTTCGGCGCGCTTGGCAGCGGCACGGTCATCAAGCTGGTGACAAATTTCGTGGCTTTCGTGAACGCGGTGGCGCTTGGCGAGGGGATGATCTTTGCCACCAAGTACGGGATCGATACCGGGCATGCGCTGGAGGCGATCAAGTCGAGCTATGCCGACAGTTTCGTGGCGCAGACCGATGGCGGAAAGATCATGTCGGGCGATTACGCGTCGGATTTCGTGATGTCTCTGGCATGCAAGGATATCCGGCTGACGCTGGAGCTGGCGGGCAAGATGGGTCTGGAGCTGCCGGCCACCGAGCTGAGCGGGCGGGTCTTCAACGAGGCGCGCGAGAGTTACGGCGAAAATGTCGGGTGCCTTCAGGCGATCCGGCTTCTGGAAGAGAGGAACGGGGTCGCCCTGTCGCGTCTGACGGCGGCGGCGGGCCTGCCCGGTTCGTGA